In Brachypodium distachyon strain Bd21 chromosome 2, Brachypodium_distachyon_v3.0, whole genome shotgun sequence, one genomic interval encodes:
- the LOC100836754 gene encoding uncharacterized protein LOC100836754 isoform X1, whose amino-acid sequence MIKTVIGFFCSVNMGANCCIAAKQRPEPCATPVEVSSYRNIRQSPSWSFRWDNRTHIEDIMEIPTNFSNHSSGSIRPETKSGSIAPTEGFSNGGSPSDLFHKVKWHKSEKKMGTSKIAQFDPRADRSTASNSSPEAKLCRKSLDMVSVASDTKTSMSVPSTPPIVSRADPSSSTGHSLPMDPDSMRKARRSPGYQLYRQVSDSKIPSLRSLNESSSPEGRPSSSMLSVCSNDLSAAGSHGESSDGWSMRTFSEMVASSRRERWSVDSELLGSASSKMTRSSASNPTTLPPDQEVCKLCLKLLKERTAWNAQDLGVVAVLLCGHVYHAKCLDRVTAEAEKYDPPCPVCTHGEQHTVKLFGKLESKIKNKMPQNVIVDGDQEGSSKLLQKSRREPKLGASSSMKGPFSRPFLKRHFSIGSRPPRLVSESESTGKKGFWARHWRE is encoded by the exons ATGATCAAAACTGTCATTGGTTTCTTTTGCTCAGTCAATATGGGAGCTAATTGCTGTATAGCTGCAAAGCAAAGGCCTGAGCCATGTGCAACTCCAGTTGAAGTGTCATCTTATAGGAATATAAGACAATCCCCATCATGGAGCTTCCGTTGGGACAACAGAACACACATAGAAGACATAATGGAGATCCCCACAAATTTTTCCAACCATAGTAGTGGAAGCATTCGCCCTGAAACGAAGAGTGGATCCATTGCACCAACTGAAGGCTTTTCTAATGGAGGTAGCCCTTCTGATCTGTTCCACAAGGTCAAGTGGCACAAATCTGAAAAGAAGATGGGAACATCTAAAATTGCACAATTTGATCCTCGAG CAGATAGATCCACTGCAAGCAACTCTTCCCCCGAG GCAAAGCTTTGCAGGAAATCACTAGACATGGTTAGCGTTGCTTCAGATACAAAGACATCAATGTCCGTTCCTTCAACACCACCTATAGTATCCAGAGCAGATCCCTCATCCTCTACGGGCCATTCTCTACCAATGGATCCGGATTCAATGAGAAAAGCACGTCGATCACCAGGGTATCAACTATATAGACAGGTCTCAGACAGCAAGATTCCATCTCTTAGGTCTCTCAATGAGAGCAGCTCTCCTGAAGGAaggccttcctcctccatgcTCTCAGTCTGCAGCAATGATTTATCTGCAGCAGGGTCGCATGGTGAGTCCTCTGATGGTTGGTCAATGAGAACATTTTCTGAAATGGTTGCATCATCTCGAAGGGAGAGATGGTCAGTGGATAGTGAGCTCTTAGGTTCTGCTTCCAGTAAAATGACAAGATCAAGTGCTTCAAATCCTACTACCCTCCCCCCTGACCAAGAGGTGTGCAAGCTATGTTTAAAGCTACTAAAGGAAAGGACTGCGTGGAATGCTCAGGATCTGGGTGTTGTCGCTGTTTTATTGTGCGGGCATGTTTACCATGCTAAGTGCTTGGATAGAGTAACTGCAGAAGCTGAGAAATATGATCCTCCTTGCCCTGTATGCACCCATGGTGAGCAACATACTGTGAAGCTATTTGGGAAGCTGGAATCTAAGATAAAGAACAAGATGCCTCAGAATGTGATAGTTGATGGTGATCAAGAAGGAAGCTCTAAGCTCCTGCAGAAAAGTAGGAGAGAACCCAAATTAGGCGCAAGTAGTAGCATGAAGGGCCCGTTCAGTCGGCCATTTTTGAAGAGGCATTTCTCGATTGGCTCTCGACCTCCCCGGCTAGTTTCAGAGAGTGAGTCAACTGGAAAGAAGGGCTTCTGGGCGAGGCACTGGAGAGAATAG
- the LOC100836754 gene encoding uncharacterized protein LOC100836754 isoform X2, with translation MIKTVIGFFCSVNMGANCCIAAKQRPEPCATPVEVSSYRNIRQSPSWSFRWDNRTHIEDIMEIPTNFSNHSSGSIRPETKSGSIAPTEGFSNGGSPSDLFHKVKWHKSEKKMGTSKIAQFDPRDRSTASNSSPEAKLCRKSLDMVSVASDTKTSMSVPSTPPIVSRADPSSSTGHSLPMDPDSMRKARRSPGYQLYRQVSDSKIPSLRSLNESSSPEGRPSSSMLSVCSNDLSAAGSHGESSDGWSMRTFSEMVASSRRERWSVDSELLGSASSKMTRSSASNPTTLPPDQEVCKLCLKLLKERTAWNAQDLGVVAVLLCGHVYHAKCLDRVTAEAEKYDPPCPVCTHGEQHTVKLFGKLESKIKNKMPQNVIVDGDQEGSSKLLQKSRREPKLGASSSMKGPFSRPFLKRHFSIGSRPPRLVSESESTGKKGFWARHWRE, from the exons ATGATCAAAACTGTCATTGGTTTCTTTTGCTCAGTCAATATGGGAGCTAATTGCTGTATAGCTGCAAAGCAAAGGCCTGAGCCATGTGCAACTCCAGTTGAAGTGTCATCTTATAGGAATATAAGACAATCCCCATCATGGAGCTTCCGTTGGGACAACAGAACACACATAGAAGACATAATGGAGATCCCCACAAATTTTTCCAACCATAGTAGTGGAAGCATTCGCCCTGAAACGAAGAGTGGATCCATTGCACCAACTGAAGGCTTTTCTAATGGAGGTAGCCCTTCTGATCTGTTCCACAAGGTCAAGTGGCACAAATCTGAAAAGAAGATGGGAACATCTAAAATTGCACAATTTGATCCTCGAG ATAGATCCACTGCAAGCAACTCTTCCCCCGAG GCAAAGCTTTGCAGGAAATCACTAGACATGGTTAGCGTTGCTTCAGATACAAAGACATCAATGTCCGTTCCTTCAACACCACCTATAGTATCCAGAGCAGATCCCTCATCCTCTACGGGCCATTCTCTACCAATGGATCCGGATTCAATGAGAAAAGCACGTCGATCACCAGGGTATCAACTATATAGACAGGTCTCAGACAGCAAGATTCCATCTCTTAGGTCTCTCAATGAGAGCAGCTCTCCTGAAGGAaggccttcctcctccatgcTCTCAGTCTGCAGCAATGATTTATCTGCAGCAGGGTCGCATGGTGAGTCCTCTGATGGTTGGTCAATGAGAACATTTTCTGAAATGGTTGCATCATCTCGAAGGGAGAGATGGTCAGTGGATAGTGAGCTCTTAGGTTCTGCTTCCAGTAAAATGACAAGATCAAGTGCTTCAAATCCTACTACCCTCCCCCCTGACCAAGAGGTGTGCAAGCTATGTTTAAAGCTACTAAAGGAAAGGACTGCGTGGAATGCTCAGGATCTGGGTGTTGTCGCTGTTTTATTGTGCGGGCATGTTTACCATGCTAAGTGCTTGGATAGAGTAACTGCAGAAGCTGAGAAATATGATCCTCCTTGCCCTGTATGCACCCATGGTGAGCAACATACTGTGAAGCTATTTGGGAAGCTGGAATCTAAGATAAAGAACAAGATGCCTCAGAATGTGATAGTTGATGGTGATCAAGAAGGAAGCTCTAAGCTCCTGCAGAAAAGTAGGAGAGAACCCAAATTAGGCGCAAGTAGTAGCATGAAGGGCCCGTTCAGTCGGCCATTTTTGAAGAGGCATTTCTCGATTGGCTCTCGACCTCCCCGGCTAGTTTCAGAGAGTGAGTCAACTGGAAAGAAGGGCTTCTGGGCGAGGCACTGGAGAGAATAG
- the LOC100836754 gene encoding uncharacterized protein LOC100836754 isoform X3, which translates to MGANCCIAAKQRPEPCATPVEVSSYRNIRQSPSWSFRWDNRTHIEDIMEIPTNFSNHSSGSIRPETKSGSIAPTEGFSNGGSPSDLFHKVKWHKSEKKMGTSKIAQFDPRADRSTASNSSPEAKLCRKSLDMVSVASDTKTSMSVPSTPPIVSRADPSSSTGHSLPMDPDSMRKARRSPGYQLYRQVSDSKIPSLRSLNESSSPEGRPSSSMLSVCSNDLSAAGSHGESSDGWSMRTFSEMVASSRRERWSVDSELLGSASSKMTRSSASNPTTLPPDQEVCKLCLKLLKERTAWNAQDLGVVAVLLCGHVYHAKCLDRVTAEAEKYDPPCPVCTHGEQHTVKLFGKLESKIKNKMPQNVIVDGDQEGSSKLLQKSRREPKLGASSSMKGPFSRPFLKRHFSIGSRPPRLVSESESTGKKGFWARHWRE; encoded by the exons ATGGGAGCTAATTGCTGTATAGCTGCAAAGCAAAGGCCTGAGCCATGTGCAACTCCAGTTGAAGTGTCATCTTATAGGAATATAAGACAATCCCCATCATGGAGCTTCCGTTGGGACAACAGAACACACATAGAAGACATAATGGAGATCCCCACAAATTTTTCCAACCATAGTAGTGGAAGCATTCGCCCTGAAACGAAGAGTGGATCCATTGCACCAACTGAAGGCTTTTCTAATGGAGGTAGCCCTTCTGATCTGTTCCACAAGGTCAAGTGGCACAAATCTGAAAAGAAGATGGGAACATCTAAAATTGCACAATTTGATCCTCGAG CAGATAGATCCACTGCAAGCAACTCTTCCCCCGAG GCAAAGCTTTGCAGGAAATCACTAGACATGGTTAGCGTTGCTTCAGATACAAAGACATCAATGTCCGTTCCTTCAACACCACCTATAGTATCCAGAGCAGATCCCTCATCCTCTACGGGCCATTCTCTACCAATGGATCCGGATTCAATGAGAAAAGCACGTCGATCACCAGGGTATCAACTATATAGACAGGTCTCAGACAGCAAGATTCCATCTCTTAGGTCTCTCAATGAGAGCAGCTCTCCTGAAGGAaggccttcctcctccatgcTCTCAGTCTGCAGCAATGATTTATCTGCAGCAGGGTCGCATGGTGAGTCCTCTGATGGTTGGTCAATGAGAACATTTTCTGAAATGGTTGCATCATCTCGAAGGGAGAGATGGTCAGTGGATAGTGAGCTCTTAGGTTCTGCTTCCAGTAAAATGACAAGATCAAGTGCTTCAAATCCTACTACCCTCCCCCCTGACCAAGAGGTGTGCAAGCTATGTTTAAAGCTACTAAAGGAAAGGACTGCGTGGAATGCTCAGGATCTGGGTGTTGTCGCTGTTTTATTGTGCGGGCATGTTTACCATGCTAAGTGCTTGGATAGAGTAACTGCAGAAGCTGAGAAATATGATCCTCCTTGCCCTGTATGCACCCATGGTGAGCAACATACTGTGAAGCTATTTGGGAAGCTGGAATCTAAGATAAAGAACAAGATGCCTCAGAATGTGATAGTTGATGGTGATCAAGAAGGAAGCTCTAAGCTCCTGCAGAAAAGTAGGAGAGAACCCAAATTAGGCGCAAGTAGTAGCATGAAGGGCCCGTTCAGTCGGCCATTTTTGAAGAGGCATTTCTCGATTGGCTCTCGACCTCCCCGGCTAGTTTCAGAGAGTGAGTCAACTGGAAAGAAGGGCTTCTGGGCGAGGCACTGGAGAGAATAG